Proteins found in one Legionella pneumophila subsp. pascullei genomic segment:
- a CDS encoding GNAT family N-acetyltransferase, translated as MTPTNLINLIHFEKVNHSHQEIIFQWLAEPHMQEFWDNSQEHKDDIINFMDGRVNPSNYFNGVFTYWIGLGDNNPFCFILTAIVNKDDDLPPIWQDNISISGATYSIDFGIGNPTYLGKKLATSTLKLFTEFFQKEIDPSADTFFIDPAEHNPRAKHVYEKAGFKMAGDFEMDIGVFKGEQTHLMVMKLPERFK; from the coding sequence ATGACACCGACAAATCTTATTAATTTAATTCATTTTGAAAAAGTTAATCATTCACATCAAGAGATAATATTTCAATGGCTTGCTGAGCCGCATATGCAAGAATTTTGGGATAATAGCCAAGAACATAAGGATGATATTATCAACTTTATGGATGGGCGAGTTAACCCATCCAACTATTTCAATGGAGTTTTTACCTATTGGATTGGCCTGGGTGACAATAACCCTTTTTGCTTTATCCTAACTGCCATCGTTAATAAAGACGATGATCTTCCACCAATATGGCAAGATAATATTTCAATATCAGGGGCAACATACAGTATTGATTTTGGGATTGGTAATCCAACTTATTTGGGTAAAAAATTAGCAACATCAACATTAAAATTGTTTACAGAATTTTTTCAAAAAGAAATAGATCCTTCTGCAGATACATTTTTCATTGACCCAGCTGAACATAATCCACGAGCAAAGCATGTTTATGAAAAAGCTGGCTTTAAAATGGCTGGTGATTTCGAAATGGATATTGGTGTTTTTAAAGGAGAGCAAACACATTTAATGGTAATGAAATTACCAGAGAGATTTAAATAA
- the aph(9)-Ia gene encoding aminoglycoside O-phosphotransferase APH(9)-Ia, with product MLRNNIPDQQLIELLKVYYGIDIHAVQLIVGGADMNASGYKADSESNSYFVKLKYGHHDEINLSIISLLHNSGVKEIVFPVHTLEAKLFQQVDHFKMIVYPFIDAPDGFTKNLTEKQWKQLGKVLRQIHETTVPTSIQQRLRKETYSPKWREMVRSFYSQIGLDESDDQITTDFKSFFNQKIDSIHRLVDSSDDLSKKIQPDLDKYVLCHSDVHAGNVLVVNEESIYIIDWDEPMLAPKERDLMFIGGGIGNVWNKPHEIDYFYEGYGKTNVDKIILSYYRHERIVEDIAIYGQDLLSRVQNDESRLESFKHFKSMFDPNDVIEIAFSSD from the coding sequence ATGCTAAGAAATAATATTCCAGATCAACAACTCATTGAGCTTTTGAAAGTCTATTATGGAATTGATATTCATGCAGTACAACTCATCGTGGGTGGTGCTGATATGAATGCCTCTGGATATAAAGCGGATTCAGAATCCAATTCTTATTTCGTAAAGCTGAAATACGGCCATCATGATGAAATTAATTTATCAATCATTAGTCTCTTGCATAATTCTGGAGTAAAAGAAATTGTTTTTCCTGTCCACACACTCGAAGCGAAATTATTTCAGCAGGTAGATCATTTTAAAATGATTGTGTACCCATTTATTGATGCGCCTGATGGTTTCACCAAAAATTTAACAGAAAAACAGTGGAAACAGCTTGGAAAAGTATTAAGGCAAATTCATGAAACAACTGTTCCCACCTCGATTCAACAGCGATTAAGAAAGGAAACTTACTCACCTAAATGGCGTGAAATGGTTAGGTCTTTTTACAGTCAAATTGGATTAGATGAGTCTGATGATCAAATTACCACTGACTTCAAATCTTTTTTTAATCAAAAAATCGATTCAATTCATCGATTAGTCGATTCTTCAGATGATCTATCTAAAAAAATTCAACCTGATTTAGATAAATATGTGTTGTGTCATTCTGATGTACATGCAGGCAATGTGTTGGTTGTTAATGAGGAATCTATTTACATTATTGATTGGGATGAGCCCATGTTAGCACCCAAAGAGCGTGATTTGATGTTCATAGGCGGAGGCATTGGTAATGTATGGAATAAACCCCATGAAATCGATTATTTTTATGAGGGTTATGGTAAAACAAACGTTGATAAAATAATTTTATCTTATTATAGACATGAACGAATTGTCGAAGATATAGCTATATATGGACAAGACTTGCTTTCACGTGTTCAAAACGACGAATCCAGACTTGAAAGTTTTAAACATTTTAAATCGATGTTTGATCCAAATGATGTTATTGAAATAGCTTTTTCTTCGGATTAA
- a CDS encoding SecDF P1 head subdomain-containing protein — translation MNIFIKVIAALVGVFFLTSSKASGLTTTDGGVSQDVPSLVFQVIQNQMVLDRSTVESASIVLPENSADSYGVHIKLKTIAATKFGQMTENGTGKQGSFILNGIVISNPIIRSRIGDEFIVTGFTKKQANQFIESMASKNN, via the coding sequence ATGAATATCTTTATTAAAGTAATTGCCGCCTTAGTTGGGGTATTTTTTTTAACATCTTCAAAGGCCTCAGGCCTCACAACAACTGATGGTGGTGTAAGTCAGGATGTTCCATCTCTGGTATTTCAAGTTATTCAAAATCAGATGGTATTGGACAGATCAACAGTTGAATCGGCATCAATAGTATTACCTGAAAATTCAGCTGACAGTTATGGTGTCCATATTAAATTAAAAACTATTGCAGCCACTAAATTTGGGCAAATGACTGAAAACGGTACAGGAAAACAAGGAAGCTTCATCTTAAATGGTATAGTGATATCAAATCCAATAATTCGAAGCAGGATAGGTGATGAGTTCATTGTAACAGGGTTTACCAAGAAACAGGCGAACCAATTTATTGAAAGCATGGCGTCAAAAAATAATTAA
- a CDS encoding lpg1484 family Dot/Icm T4SS effector: MPSMEMNCCIRKSLNYMRFSMSSFKHSCEKIDISLAHNVLTICPKNREALQKITTLFNNLYILYFIGGIPNITYDDMDQIQINIKYSQQITDTKLKNTLLSFVNSELISQDEEEIFLNELEHTKTSFTTQFNTELENIRKKAEELSRKAEVDPYHYESASKAANRLHQELLIASQLYFYHKTPEAYENFKETCQREIERARPVLEQHRGWKPLLVNVGAAIIGLGVLYLLAASINYYKTEGRHFFFHFETDSLQKLENLNIAQAQVLKV, translated from the coding sequence CTGCCTTCAATGGAAATGAATTGTTGCATAAGGAAATCTCTGAATTATATGAGGTTTAGTATGTCATCGTTTAAACATTCTTGTGAAAAAATTGATATCAGTCTAGCTCATAATGTTCTAACTATTTGTCCTAAAAATAGAGAGGCTCTGCAAAAAATTACCACCCTTTTCAATAATCTGTACATTCTTTATTTTATAGGAGGTATTCCTAACATCACCTATGATGACATGGATCAAATTCAAATTAATATTAAGTATTCACAGCAAATAACGGATACCAAACTCAAAAATACCTTACTTTCTTTTGTTAATTCTGAATTAATCTCTCAAGATGAAGAAGAAATATTTTTGAATGAGCTTGAGCACACTAAAACGTCATTCACTACCCAATTTAATACCGAATTGGAAAACATCCGAAAAAAAGCTGAGGAATTAAGCAGAAAAGCAGAGGTTGATCCTTATCATTATGAATCCGCATCAAAAGCAGCTAACAGACTGCATCAAGAATTATTAATAGCCTCTCAATTATATTTTTATCACAAAACCCCCGAGGCATACGAAAATTTCAAAGAAACATGCCAAAGAGAAATTGAGAGGGCTCGACCTGTACTGGAACAGCATAGAGGATGGAAACCTTTGTTAGTTAATGTAGGAGCAGCCATCATAGGTCTTGGTGTTCTCTATTTGCTTGCAGCTTCCATTAACTACTATAAAACGGAAGGTCGTCACTTTTTCTTTCATTTTGAAACGGACTCCTTGCAAAAACTAGAAAACCTGAATATAGCTCAAGCTCAAGTACTAAAAGTCTAA
- a CDS encoding type II toxin-antitoxin system PemK/MazF family toxin, translated as MPIIFHPNPGQILLCDFSDFKEPEMVKKNRPIIVLSSALKGRDKLLTIVPLSTVKPDPTQPYHYLLPKKLMPMIGIFQERESWVKGDMLYTVGFHRLDLIKLNTRNVDGKRDYFRNKLGREQMREIYKCVLHGLNLSKLTNHL; from the coding sequence ATGCCTATAATTTTTCATCCTAATCCAGGGCAAATTTTGCTATGTGATTTCTCCGATTTTAAAGAACCAGAAATGGTCAAAAAGAATAGACCCATTATAGTCTTGTCTAGTGCGCTTAAAGGTCGAGATAAATTACTAACTATTGTACCCCTCAGCACTGTAAAGCCAGATCCAACTCAACCTTATCACTATTTATTACCTAAAAAATTGATGCCTATGATTGGAATTTTTCAGGAGCGTGAGAGTTGGGTGAAGGGTGATATGCTTTATACAGTAGGCTTTCATCGGTTAGATTTGATAAAACTAAATACGCGTAACGTGGATGGGAAAAGAGATTATTTTAGAAATAAGCTTGGAAGAGAGCAGATGAGAGAAATTTATAAATGTGTATTGCATGGACTAAATTTATCCAAATTAACAAATCATTTGTAA
- a CDS encoding helix-hairpin-helix domain-containing protein, with product MAKNKFKVVNPLLSLMNVGEATYNDLQLLKINSIQQLANACADELYLRLQQITGQSHDPCVWDVFAAAINEARTGEKQPWWEWTKIRKKSNWKEHFVFKIFNVTIIMYNMHFIPFP from the coding sequence ATGGCTAAAAATAAATTTAAAGTAGTTAATCCGCTTTTAAGTCTTATGAATGTTGGAGAGGCAACTTATAACGACTTGCAATTGCTTAAGATTAATTCAATTCAGCAACTTGCTAATGCATGTGCTGACGAACTCTACTTGCGCCTGCAACAAATTACTGGCCAATCTCATGATCCATGTGTTTGGGATGTATTTGCTGCTGCTATAAACGAGGCACGTACAGGTGAAAAACAACCTTGGTGGGAATGGACAAAAATACGAAAAAAAAGCAACTGGAAGGAACATTTTGTATTTAAAATATTCAATGTGACAATCATAATGTATAATATGCATTTTATTCCTTTTCCATAA
- a CDS encoding class I SAM-dependent DNA methyltransferase → MVEKNKDKVYQVYDEIVDWFDDNRTKDLTMEKLYLDFIQKCLKPKSKILDVGCGTGEPIAQFLINEGYDVTGIDASRKMINLCKQRFPKNKWILADMRTLDLNEKFHAVIAWHSFFHLPHDDQRMTLKLLASYVDLNGLLIFTSGSEYDEVWSNNGGHDLYHASLSTEEYEQILIDNNFKVLAHKIRDPDCGDATVWVAQKS, encoded by the coding sequence ATGGTGGAAAAGAATAAAGATAAAGTTTATCAAGTATATGACGAGATCGTTGACTGGTTTGATGATAACCGTACTAAAGATTTGACTATGGAGAAACTTTATTTAGATTTTATTCAAAAATGTCTCAAACCTAAAAGCAAAATATTAGATGTAGGTTGTGGTACTGGAGAACCTATAGCCCAATTTTTAATCAATGAAGGTTACGATGTAACCGGAATAGATGCTAGTAGAAAAATGATTAACTTGTGTAAGCAACGATTTCCAAAAAACAAATGGATTTTAGCAGATATGCGTACTTTAGATTTGAATGAAAAATTCCATGCGGTTATTGCGTGGCATAGCTTTTTTCATTTACCTCACGATGATCAAAGAATGACTTTAAAATTATTAGCTTCCTATGTTGATCTAAATGGTTTATTAATCTTTACATCAGGATCTGAATACGATGAAGTTTGGAGTAATAATGGAGGACACGATTTATATCATGCATCTCTTTCTACCGAAGAATATGAACAGATACTTATAGATAATAATTTTAAGGTACTGGCGCATAAAATTAGAGATCCAGATTGTGGAGACGCGACAGTTTGGGTTGCCCAAAAAAGCTAG
- a CDS encoding glycosyltransferase family 88 protein, with amino-acid sequence MKEQQKAIFIENIKSICAIDEQMAKELADSLLEIQQLNTGVNEQTLVSEVFLTKFALYLKIGKEIAFDWVRKNKDLDTPFPSDTVESQPVSDAKKSVENKVQVYGPMTIGKSPVKRTLNQLTNVLLKEVVEGGQTQTQKTQKLQAYIFDQLARRLEAALSQEQINDLYNRIRGTGGYTKSETFSEEQLKILKEKVIPELKRELTDPRNGNVNILGLDVSREDKYAFDTSDIFSVWFSNNPAVYMPQHVKTQVEKTAKLNQPGKTRIVFSSLCLNETARIEFQQWAKENNIELVDIDSIDLKSVSDTDAQLLNLAKYELEAMRKGKGGNPAAASDLVRWVDVIIGESSTYIDIDLPMNDKKVAVEVRSGFPVLLNIGSALTKDGQQPALENPAFNTDMIAYSKDKEARRQIIEGVAKNIIARYENCVKYIAESKNEELVRLKNSPGYQLLVKNTDGKFDLCTLRAAVSGAHQDALSFATFFGAEYFAKTFATQELIPVIKEAIQHQNQELLTSVIENHIEKQHLNDYPKTPDGIKKLLKSFQGIVYKPLVMEFSGPSAVSSSWVEAISGRSIPRNFEYLAEPMSQPLRVLQHHACVSGKANFSSDNIPKWCEPQSEVEKRQQQREDGLSWLPDAQEKLKREGQQAKIEEEQRIKLEEEQRIKLEEEQRIKLEEEQRIKLEEEQRIKLEEEQRIKLEEEQRIKLEEEHKSKKYFAQSDAIDLILNNFENEISSIGAYYAPAKQRAIELLDTLRKYKEEAFNDPSREKLISFAQSTKRAIQEATPILQKDLGWGDYLTNLAKQLVNAVTFAVAYAVTFGTTGHQGFFALKSSLAVNQSQNLEESLNSELGQKNC; translated from the coding sequence ATGAAAGAGCAACAAAAAGCAATTTTTATTGAGAATATCAAATCAATATGCGCTATTGATGAACAAATGGCTAAAGAATTAGCTGATTCATTGCTTGAAATTCAGCAGTTAAATACCGGAGTTAATGAGCAAACACTGGTTAGTGAGGTGTTTTTAACTAAATTTGCGCTTTATCTTAAAATTGGGAAAGAGATTGCTTTTGATTGGGTTCGAAAAAATAAAGACTTGGATACTCCATTTCCTTCAGATACTGTCGAAAGTCAGCCTGTTTCAGATGCGAAAAAGTCTGTTGAGAACAAGGTGCAAGTATACGGCCCTATGACAATTGGTAAGTCTCCTGTCAAAAGAACTTTAAATCAATTAACTAATGTTCTTTTGAAAGAAGTCGTTGAAGGTGGACAGACTCAGACGCAGAAAACTCAAAAATTACAAGCTTACATCTTCGACCAATTAGCAAGGCGATTAGAAGCAGCACTTAGTCAAGAGCAGATTAACGATCTATATAACAGAATAAGAGGTACTGGTGGTTATACTAAAAGCGAAACATTTTCCGAAGAACAGCTTAAAATTCTAAAAGAAAAAGTCATTCCAGAATTAAAACGAGAGCTTACTGATCCTCGCAACGGGAATGTTAATATTTTAGGATTAGATGTTAGTCGTGAAGACAAATACGCATTTGATACATCGGATATATTTTCTGTTTGGTTTAGCAATAATCCGGCAGTTTATATGCCACAACATGTTAAAACTCAAGTAGAAAAAACTGCAAAACTTAACCAGCCGGGCAAAACCCGAATTGTTTTTAGCTCATTGTGCTTAAATGAGACCGCTAGGATTGAGTTTCAACAATGGGCAAAGGAAAATAACATTGAATTAGTTGATATTGATTCAATAGATTTAAAATCAGTCAGTGATACGGACGCACAATTGCTAAATCTGGCCAAATATGAGCTTGAAGCTATGAGAAAGGGTAAGGGAGGAAATCCTGCAGCAGCATCCGATTTGGTGCGTTGGGTTGATGTAATCATTGGAGAAAGCAGCACTTATATTGATATTGATCTGCCAATGAATGATAAAAAAGTCGCAGTTGAGGTTCGTTCTGGCTTCCCGGTTCTGCTTAATATAGGATCGGCCCTCACAAAGGATGGTCAACAACCTGCTTTGGAAAACCCGGCTTTCAATACCGATATGATCGCTTATAGCAAAGATAAAGAGGCTCGTCGTCAAATAATCGAGGGAGTCGCCAAAAATATCATTGCGCGTTATGAAAACTGTGTGAAATATATTGCAGAAAGTAAAAACGAAGAATTAGTACGTTTAAAAAATTCACCAGGTTATCAATTACTTGTTAAAAATACAGATGGCAAATTTGATTTATGTACCTTAAGGGCGGCGGTTTCAGGTGCTCACCAGGATGCTTTGTCGTTTGCAACTTTTTTTGGCGCTGAGTATTTTGCTAAAACTTTTGCTACACAAGAACTTATACCTGTAATTAAAGAGGCAATTCAGCATCAAAATCAAGAGTTACTTACATCTGTTATTGAAAATCATATAGAAAAACAACATCTGAATGACTATCCTAAGACTCCCGATGGCATTAAAAAACTATTGAAGTCGTTTCAAGGGATTGTCTATAAACCATTGGTTATGGAATTCTCAGGCCCAAGTGCTGTCTCATCGTCTTGGGTGGAAGCTATATCTGGAAGATCCATCCCGAGGAATTTTGAATATTTAGCTGAACCTATGTCTCAGCCATTACGAGTTTTACAGCATCATGCCTGTGTATCTGGAAAAGCTAATTTTTCTTCTGATAACATTCCTAAATGGTGTGAACCTCAGTCTGAAGTAGAAAAACGACAACAACAAAGAGAAGATGGGCTTTCCTGGCTTCCAGATGCTCAAGAGAAGCTTAAGAGGGAAGGGCAGCAAGCCAAGATTGAAGAAGAACAACGAATCAAACTTGAAGAAGAACAACGAATCAAACTTGAAGAAGAGCAACGAATCAAACTTGAGGAAGAACAACGAATCAAACTTGAAGAAGAGCAACGAATCAAACTTGAGGAAGAGCAACGAATCAAACTTGAGGAAGAGCAACGAATCAAACTTGAGGAAGAACACAAAAGCAAAAAATACTTTGCTCAGTCCGATGCTATTGATCTCATTTTGAATAATTTCGAAAATGAAATTAGCTCTATTGGTGCTTATTATGCCCCTGCAAAACAAAGAGCTATAGAATTGCTAGATACTTTGAGAAAATATAAAGAGGAAGCATTTAATGATCCAAGCAGAGAAAAATTAATCTCTTTTGCGCAAAGTACAAAAAGAGCAATTCAGGAAGCAACACCAATACTGCAAAAAGATTTAGGCTGGGGAGATTATTTAACCAATTTAGCGAAACAATTGGTTAATGCAGTGACCTTTGCTGTGGCTTATGCTGTAACTTTTGGAACCACCGGGCATCAAGGCTTTTTTGCTTTGAAATCCTCTCTGGCGGTTAATCAGTCTCAAAATCTTGAAGAGTCACTCAATAGCGAATTAGGCCAAAAAAACTGTTAG
- a CDS encoding AAA family ATPase, which produces MASHIIGISGNMGAGKSTLTMELAKELHSTFLNWDDFDEISTGPEDYVDWYKRGENYIEWDYQKLAEILESLKVKQSIAHPTLQVTLNPTKYIIFDAPLGRFHRQTGVYIDTWVHLDVPLDVSLCRWLLRNYKETNRTKDELVSELDFYLNHSRPLFDDTKFKAEADIVIDGMLSTKLQVKIIEKYLINENL; this is translated from the coding sequence ATGGCATCTCATATTATTGGTATTAGTGGAAACATGGGTGCTGGAAAATCCACACTTACCATGGAGCTTGCGAAAGAGTTACATAGTACTTTTCTTAATTGGGATGATTTTGATGAGATTTCCACAGGACCGGAGGACTATGTTGACTGGTATAAACGTGGAGAAAACTATATCGAGTGGGATTATCAGAAATTGGCAGAAATTCTTGAATCTCTTAAAGTTAAACAATCCATAGCTCATCCAACATTACAAGTCACTCTAAATCCTACAAAATATATTATTTTTGATGCTCCTTTAGGACGATTTCATAGACAAACTGGAGTGTATATAGATACGTGGGTTCATCTTGACGTCCCACTGGATGTTTCATTATGTAGATGGTTACTTAGAAATTACAAAGAAACAAATAGAACAAAAGATGAGCTTGTTTCTGAATTAGATTTTTATTTAAACCACTCAAGACCTCTATTTGACGATACGAAATTTAAGGCTGAAGCGGATATAGTCATAGATGGAATGCTTTCAACCAAACTTCAGGTTAAGATCATTGAAAAATATTTGATTAATGAAAACCTCTAA
- a CDS encoding GNAT family N-acetyltransferase, which produces MITIRLAEMNEIQFLNQLISCSARELSREDYTKEEIEGAIHYVFGVDLELILDKTYFVIEKDGQIADCGGWSRRKTLFGGSQYKGREQGKYLEPQQDFAKIRAFFIHPKFARQGLGSILLKHCEQEALLQKFTRLEMMATLPGVKLYSAFGYKPVSSEVIILPNNVPLRFVRMTKG; this is translated from the coding sequence ATGATTACAATCAGATTAGCTGAAATGAACGAGATTCAATTTTTAAATCAATTAATTTCTTGTTCAGCAAGAGAGCTTAGCCGTGAAGATTATACAAAGGAAGAAATTGAAGGAGCCATTCACTATGTATTTGGTGTAGATTTAGAGTTAATTTTAGACAAAACTTATTTTGTTATAGAAAAGGATGGACAAATTGCCGATTGTGGAGGATGGAGTCGAAGAAAAACATTATTTGGTGGTAGTCAGTATAAAGGAAGAGAACAAGGAAAATACCTTGAGCCTCAACAAGACTTTGCAAAAATAAGAGCTTTTTTTATTCATCCCAAATTCGCAAGACAAGGATTGGGAAGTATTCTGTTGAAGCATTGCGAACAAGAGGCTCTTTTACAAAAATTTACTCGGCTTGAGATGATGGCCACTTTACCTGGGGTTAAACTCTATAGCGCTTTTGGCTATAAGCCTGTTTCAAGTGAAGTGATTATTCTTCCCAATAATGTTCCGCTAAGATTTGTTCGGATGACGAAAGGTTAG
- a CDS encoding adenylate/guanylate cyclase domain-containing protein, protein MKKPLDITEQNRIAALYELKILDTPADERFDRIIRLTSGYLSVPIAFISFIDSKHQWFKSRCGISLDKISRNDSFCHYTIQQNKPMIIPDALLDERFCNNPYVTNSPNIRFYAGFPLSTVDGFNVGTLCAIDKKPRNLDETEIQILKDLATLTEDQLNLLDISLLEKAVREKNISLTKAKKELEIRNNFIRKVFGSFMSDEIVAALLESKSELKLGGEERKITILFSDLRNFTTLSEHFPADKIVAALNNHYGKMVDVIEKYNGTVDSFIGDAIMVVFGAPHSGGDDAYRAIACALEMQATMQEVNAMNRNNSLPELAMGIGINTGYAIVGNIGSQKRMQYSAIGSPVNLASRIQDLTLGGQILISEATYQEVNQSLELNGHLRVKVKGVTSPITIYDVIGLDKKSDL, encoded by the coding sequence ATGAAAAAACCTTTGGATATTACTGAGCAGAATCGCATTGCTGCATTATACGAATTAAAAATTCTGGATACACCAGCAGATGAAAGATTTGATCGAATTATCCGACTAACTTCGGGTTATTTATCGGTTCCTATTGCTTTTATTTCTTTTATTGATTCTAAACACCAATGGTTTAAATCCAGATGTGGTATAAGTCTTGACAAAATATCCCGGAATGATTCATTTTGTCACTATACTATTCAACAAAATAAACCAATGATTATTCCAGACGCATTGTTGGATGAGCGATTTTGTAATAATCCCTATGTAACTAATTCACCAAATATTCGTTTTTACGCAGGATTTCCCTTATCAACAGTTGATGGTTTTAATGTGGGAACACTATGTGCAATCGATAAAAAACCACGTAATTTAGATGAGACTGAAATTCAAATTTTAAAAGATTTGGCAACTTTGACAGAAGATCAACTCAACTTGCTGGATATTTCGCTTCTTGAGAAGGCTGTAAGAGAAAAAAATATCTCTCTGACAAAAGCTAAGAAAGAGCTTGAAATTCGTAATAATTTTATTCGTAAAGTATTTGGTAGTTTTATGTCTGATGAGATTGTTGCCGCACTTCTTGAGTCAAAATCAGAGTTAAAATTAGGCGGAGAGGAACGTAAAATTACAATTCTGTTTAGTGACTTAAGAAATTTTACGACTCTGTCGGAGCATTTTCCTGCGGATAAAATTGTAGCTGCGCTTAACAATCATTACGGAAAAATGGTTGATGTCATAGAAAAATACAATGGTACTGTCGATTCCTTTATTGGTGACGCTATTATGGTGGTATTTGGAGCACCGCACTCTGGAGGAGATGACGCATACCGAGCGATAGCCTGTGCATTAGAGATGCAAGCTACCATGCAAGAAGTCAACGCAATGAATCGCAACAACAGTTTACCCGAATTAGCAATGGGCATAGGGATTAATACAGGGTATGCTATTGTAGGGAATATTGGTTCTCAGAAGCGCATGCAATACAGTGCAATTGGTTCTCCGGTTAATTTGGCATCACGCATTCAGGATCTGACTTTAGGTGGACAGATTTTAATTTCTGAGGCAACTTACCAGGAGGTTAACCAGTCGCTCGAATTAAATGGGCATCTCAGGGTGAAAGTTAAGGGAGTTACTTCTCCTATCACCATTTATGATGTTATCGGACTGGATAAAAAATCAGACTTATAG
- a CDS encoding Lrp/AsnC family transcriptional regulator — MKNKPTKNYPNEKNTEYPIEILDKIDRKILNILQKNNQITNQALADIVGISAPPCFRRVKRLREEKIIVNDVALVDPFKVGRPLIVFVNITLEKQREDLLTHFERKMSEEPEVMQCYFISGDTDYLLIIHVRDMNHYNEFARRVFANEPNIRKFRSSFCLNRTKYNTQVVLDE, encoded by the coding sequence ATGAAAAACAAGCCAACAAAAAATTATCCAAATGAAAAAAATACAGAATATCCAATTGAAATACTTGATAAAATTGATAGAAAAATTCTAAATATTCTTCAGAAAAATAATCAAATTACTAACCAGGCATTGGCAGATATAGTTGGAATCTCTGCCCCACCCTGTTTTCGAAGAGTCAAACGCCTGAGAGAGGAAAAAATTATCGTTAATGATGTTGCTTTGGTTGATCCATTTAAAGTAGGCAGACCATTAATTGTGTTCGTCAATATTACTCTTGAAAAACAAAGAGAAGATCTTTTAACTCATTTTGAAAGAAAAATGTCTGAGGAACCTGAGGTTATGCAGTGCTATTTTATCTCGGGAGACACAGATTATCTGCTTATTATTCATGTCAGAGATATGAATCATTACAATGAATTTGCGAGACGAGTATTCGCTAATGAACCCAATATTAGAAAATTCAGAAGCAGTTTTTGTCTTAATAGAACCAAATATAATACACAGGTTGTTTTAGATGAGTAG